The following coding sequences are from one Arachis hypogaea cultivar Tifrunner chromosome 7, arahy.Tifrunner.gnm2.J5K5, whole genome shotgun sequence window:
- the LOC112703642 gene encoding ras-related protein RABA1f, with the protein MASYNRGDDDYDYLFKLVLIGDSGVGKSNLLSRFTRNEFNLESKSTIGVEFATRTITVDDNKVLKAQIWDTAGQERYRAITSAYYRGAVGALLVYDVTRHITFENVERWLKELRDHTDANIIVMLVGNKADLRHLRSVSTEDATAFAERENIFFMETSALESMNVDNAFTQVLTQIYRLMTRKALEAGNDPAGLPQGQTISVGNKDDVSAIKKVGCCSD; encoded by the exons atGGCGTCATACAATAGAGGGGACGATGACTATGACTACCTATTCAAGCTGGTTCTCATCGGTGACTCTGGCGTCGGAAAATCCAACCTCCTCTCCCGCTTCACCCGCAACGAGTTCAACCTCGAATCCAAGTCCACCATCGGCGTTGAATTCGCCACCAGAACCATCACCGTCGATGATAATAAGGTCCTCAAGGCTCAGATTTGGGACACTGCTGGCCAAGAAAG ATATCGCGCAATCACAAGTGCCTACTACCGAGGAGCTGTTGGTGCCTTACTAGTTTATGATGTGACCCGACATATTACATTTGAGAATGTTGAGAGATGGTTGAAGGAGTTGAGAGATCACACGGATGCCAACATCATAGTAATGTTGGTTGGCAACAAAGCAGACCTGCGTCACCTTCGATCCGTGTCTACCGAAGATGCAACAGCATTCGCCGAAAGGGAGAACATCTTTTTCATGGAGACTTCAGCCCTTGAGTCCATGAATGTTGACAATGCATTCACCCAAGTCTTGACACAAATATATCGTTTAATGACTCGGAAAGCTCTCGAAGCTGGGAACGATCCTGCAGGATTGCCTCAAGGCCAAACCATAAGTGTGGGAAACAAGGATGATGTTTCCGCTATTAAGAAAGTTGGTTGCTGCTCTGACTGA
- the LOC112703643 gene encoding probable E3 ubiquitin-protein ligase ZFP1: protein MDKMIASEMDQHRQVYFHSEPGILPRGTGISHPNIRTIVAASGSTSNHDSHYLPPDAYDNGVYVTQYNGVQPQHNRNMGVAATLNLYYSGMNPSSSTGVFPMPLNHRGSDQLPGSGPYAVSLVSSDNFGRSSSFMDDVRGPYKRKSAEGMRGNYQYFNAPASSSTAPPNARHADGVPVMDTASFPLRVPSFVEVGPHGNAWSRSGDSIMVHDHNHLIRGNYVGQHFQPAAPPWLDQQLNSNNNDGHTTAWNQSLPMPYMHAPNVNGGSIESASMGLPRYHETASNRNGLRFPHPPPVNHQHHNYHHPALPMQGVRGHGVNFHPPVTAASFRVPTNPSHGAAMPTPNGFEMGPRHVGPVPSGGLRIYRPHRGVMHDTIGHRNIPPMGFLHVDDVALIDEVGNLVDHHRDMRMDIEDMSYEDLLALGERIGNVSTGLSEETIAAQLKTKSYSKPISATNSDEAALDDREADSCIICQDEYKNKEKIGVLRCEHEYHADCLRKWLIVKNVCPICKSEALTPGGKDV, encoded by the exons ATGGATAAGATGATAGCTTCAGAGATGGACCAACATAGACAAGTTTATTTTCATTCAGAACCCGGTATCCTTCCAAGAGGCACTGGCATCTCGCATCCTAATATCCGTACGATTGTGGCAGCTTCCGGGAGCACAAGTAATCATGATTCCCACTATTTACCACCAGATGCTTATGACAATGGCGTATATGTGACACAGTATAACGGGGTTCAACCGCAACATAATCGTAACATGGGCGTTGCAGCTACGCTGAATTTATATTATTCCGGCATGAATCCTTCTTCTAGTACTGGTGTATTCCCTATGCCTCTAAATCATAGAGGCTCTGATCAATTGCCTGGTTCGGGCCCGTATGCAGTGTCTTTAGTTTCTTCGGATAATTTTGGAAGAAGCAGCAGTTTCATGGATGATGTCAGAGGTCCATACAAGAGGAAAAGTGCTGAAGGCATGAGAGGAAATTATCAGTATTTTAATGCTCCGGCTAGTTCCTCAACTGCTCCCCCTAATGCTAGGCATGCCGACGGGGTTCCGGTGATGGATACTGCGTCTTTTCCTCTGCGTGTCCCTTCGTTTGTGGAAGTAGGACCACATGGTAATGCATGGAGCAGATCAGGTGATTCCATTATGGTGCACGATCATAACCATTTGATTCGAGGAAACTATGTAGGGCAGCACTTTCAGCCGGCAGCACCTCCGTGGTTGGACCAGCAGTTGAATAGTAATAACAACGATGGTCATACAACAGCATGGAATCAGTCTCTTCCAATGCCTTATATGCATG CTCCAAATGTTAATGGAGGTTCAATAGAGAGTGCAAGTATGGGTTTGCCAAGGTATCACGAAACAGCGAGCAACAGAAACGGCCTTAGATTTCCTCATCCTCCTCCGGTCAATCACCAGCACCATAATTATCATCATCCGGCACTGCCTATGCAAGGAGTAAGAGGTCACGGTGTTAACTTCCACCCTCCTGTAACTGCGGCTTCATTCAGAGTTCCAACAAATCCCTCACACGGTGCTGCAATGCCCACGCCTAATGGTTTCGAGATGGGCCCTAGGCATGTGGGCCCTGTGCCATCAGGAGGCCTACGCATCTACCGACCTCATAGGGGAGTCATGCATGATACTATTGGTCACCGAAATATCCCCCCCATGGGTTTCCTTCATGTTGAT GATGTCGCTTTAATCGACGAGGTGGGAAATTTGGTTGACCATCACCGAGACATGCGCATGGACATAGAGGATATGTCTTATGAG GATCTTCTTGCATTGGGTGAGCGGATCGGCAACGTAAGCACTGGTTTATCAGAGGAAACAATTGCGGcccaattgaaaacaaaatcataTTCCAAACCGATTTCTGCTACTAATTCAGATGAGGCAGCCTTGGACGACCGCGAAGCTGATTCTTGCATTATATGCCAG GATGAATACAAGAACAAAGAGAAGATCGGAGTTCTGCGATGCGAGCACGAGTACCATGCGGATTGCTTGAGGAAGTGGTTGATTGTGAAGAATGTCTGCCCCATATGCAAATCAGAAGCATTGACTCCTGGAGGGAAGGATGTATAG
- the LOC112701685 gene encoding protein FAR1-RELATED SEQUENCE 4-like translates to MEFKKDVPKVGMCFGTIEDANQFYQNYAKRVGFVTKIRFTRRVGKDKVPKNQIITCNREGKCKSRVSLIEKTNPRINYNCPARISIRLNKEGLRIISKVCLDHSHPCDPEIAKLLTRNREMSMHMCRVIERNDEAGVRPSKTYQVLMGEARGFSNINLMKKDVRNYLSRKVCNVTEEMDAREMLKYFTRMKDMNSDFYFDVELDQNKRLKTIFWADARSRAAYEYFGDVVSFDTTYKTNRYDMPFGSFVGLITMISMKKDIDGFQFFLTTFFGLKEQQEREADVEDYKSIIPCATNSLIEKQFQSAYTNAKFKEVQKQIRKKANCILHLMKAVSTSKVYSILEDVSNSKERVYEVNYNAKTKDITCKCQMFESRGILCSYSLVVLGNEHVREISRRYILDRWSKLVKRRHSDIKSSHDPSLLNLKTEKFDDLCSHSNNVAQFASQTKETSDILHRYLDMAMSECQKHIANSSSNANELDNLLTLEDGGKDALSIFLQDANYHVNEGFESDSMGGSMGRFIMMDNKKKRRIMDRELRDAVAESNTIAIGDVTWDRQRAQEY, encoded by the exons ATGGAATTCAAAAAg GATGTGCCCAAGGTTGGCATGTGTTTTGGAACCATTGAAGATGCAAATCAATTTTATCAGAATTATGCCAAGCGCGTTGGTTTTGTTACTAAGATAAGGTTTACCCGAAGAGTTGGTAAAGATAAGGTTCCTAAGAATCAAATAATCACTTGCAATAGAGAGGGAAAATGCAAGTCTAGAGTTTCACTAATAGAAAAGACCAACCCTAGAATCAACTACAATTGTCCCGCAAGGATTTCTATTAGGTTGAATAAGGAGGGTCTTCGGATTATATCGAAGGTGTGTTTGGATCATTCACATCCTTGTGATCCAGAGATAGCAAAATTGTTGACACGTAATAGAGAGATGAGTATGCACATGTGTCGAGTCATTGAGAGGAATGATGAAGCAGGTGTGAGaccaagcaaaacatatcaaGTATTGATGGGTGAAGCGAGGGGTTTCTCTAatataaacttaatgaaaaaagATGTTAGGAACTATCTCAGCAGAAAGGTATGCAATGTTACGGAAGAAATGGATGCTAGGGAGATGTTGAAGTATTTTACACGGATGAAGGATATGAACTCTGATTTTTATTTTGATGTTGAACTTGATCAAAACAAGCGTCTCAAAACTATATTTTGGGCTGATGCTCGAAGTAGAGCAGCATATGAGTACTTCGGTGATGTAGTTTCGTTTGATACTACTTATAAAACCAATCGTTACGATATGCCATTTGGTTCCTTTGTGGGGTTAATCACCATG ATATCTATGAAGAAAGACATCGATGGGTTCCAATTTTTCTTGACAACTTTTTTTGGGCTG AAGGAGCAACAAGAAAGGGAGGCTGATGTTGAAGACTATAAATCAATAATACCTTGTGCCACTAATTCCTTAATAGAGAAGCAATTTCAAAGTGCCTATACTAATGCAAAGTTTAAGGAAGTACAAAAGCAAATTAGAAAGAAAGCAAATTGTATTTTGCACCTTATGAAAGCAGTTTCTACATCTAAAGTCTATTCTATTTTGGAGGATGTATCTAATTCTAAAGAGAGGGTTTATGAAGTTAACTACAATGCAAAAACAAAGGATATTACATGCAAGTGTCAAATGTTTGAATCAAGAGGCATATTATGCAGTTATAGCTTGGTTGTCCTAGGGAATGAACACGTGAGAGAAATTTCAAGAAGATACATTTTGGACCGTTGGAGTAAACTTGTGAAGCGAAGACATAGTGATATTAAGAGCAGCCATGATCCAAGTTTGTTGAATCTAAAAACAGAGAAGTTTGATGATTTATGCTCCCATTCGAACAATGTTGCTCAATTTGCATCCCAAACAAAggaaacaagtgatatcttacatCGTTATCTTGATATGGCTATGTCGGAGTGTCAAAAGCATATTGCTAACTCATCATCTAATGCCAATGAGTTAGATAATTTGCTTACATTAGAAGATGGTGGTAAAGATGCATTGTCCATTTTT CTTCAAGATGCTAACTACCATGTTAATGAGGGATTTGAATCTGATTCAATGGGAGGATCAATGGGAAGATTCAT